A window of the Bacillus sp. E(2018) genome harbors these coding sequences:
- a CDS encoding CopD family protein — MFIVAKAMLYMCFALLMGSFILYSVPRESRMEIFISKKLILFLIAFTPLFGIGELVRLTMHLGEDFGYWMTFQNIVFSFEVGKGWLFLTGISVLLFFLVLFNDIKEDRFFAGLAVFLTAGMGISVGYASHAASLESLGFLAHSLHFIAVITWSGVLLVSGYFSKGKGPSLSFYKWFTPLAIGCLATVIGAGLWLMNYIVPEYVNSYLLDYGQALLIKHVLLFIIIIYSLINGIWLKKRLKEGTTGLALNKWIKAEGIFLFLAFVTTALMTQQTPPHDVADTLKMEEPSRLFTIFSGIVPGENPMLSFNFSMMSLVWLIGAIVLVFSVFATIKQNKSSILAIVASLLAASAIYLAIMSSVSL; from the coding sequence ATGTTTATTGTCGCTAAAGCCATGTTATATATGTGTTTTGCCTTACTAATGGGTTCGTTTATCTTATATTCAGTTCCACGAGAAAGTCGTATGGAAATTTTCATATCAAAAAAACTCATCTTATTTTTAATAGCATTCACACCCCTGTTTGGGATAGGGGAGCTTGTTAGACTGACGATGCATCTTGGAGAAGACTTCGGATATTGGATGACGTTTCAAAACATCGTTTTTAGTTTTGAAGTAGGAAAAGGGTGGTTATTCTTAACCGGAATTTCAGTTCTATTGTTCTTTTTGGTTTTATTTAATGATATTAAAGAAGATCGGTTCTTTGCAGGATTAGCCGTCTTTTTGACGGCGGGCATGGGAATTTCTGTTGGTTATGCGAGTCATGCAGCAAGTCTAGAATCATTAGGCTTTTTAGCACACTCTCTGCATTTTATAGCGGTAATCACATGGTCAGGCGTGCTTCTCGTAAGTGGTTATTTCAGCAAAGGGAAGGGACCAAGCCTTTCGTTCTATAAATGGTTCACGCCATTAGCCATTGGCTGTTTAGCAACCGTGATCGGTGCTGGATTATGGTTGATGAATTATATTGTTCCTGAATATGTGAACAGTTACTTGTTGGACTATGGCCAAGCACTGTTGATTAAACATGTACTATTATTTATCATTATCATTTATAGCCTTATCAACGGAATATGGCTAAAGAAGAGATTGAAGGAAGGTACGACTGGATTAGCGCTTAACAAATGGATTAAAGCAGAAGGGATTTTCTTATTTCTTGCTTTTGTAACAACAGCGTTGATGACTCAGCAAACACCACCTCATGATGTAGCGGATACGTTAAAGATGGAAGAGCCTTCTAGACTGTTTACTATTTTTTCTGGTATCGTTCCTGGTGAAAACCCGATGTTGTCCTTTAACTTCTCAATGATGAGTCTTGTTTGGCTTATAGGTGCGATTGTACTTGTCTTTTCTGTTTTTGCCACAATCAAACAAAACAAAAGTTCGATACTTGCAATAGTCGCTTCTCTTCTAGCAGCAAGCGCTATTTATTTAGCCATCATGTCTTCTGTATCACTTTAA
- a CDS encoding 3-hydroxyacyl-CoA dehydrogenase/enoyl-CoA hydratase family protein translates to MSREIRKAAVLGSGVMGSGIAAHLANVGIPTLLLDIVPPSLSEEEKAKGITEDHPAFRNKFTLSATQKLLKQKPAPLAVKENLELISIGNLTDDLEKLKDVDWIIEVVVERLDVKQKLFEQVDQYRKPGSIITSNTSGISISAMAEGRSEDFKANFLGTHFFNPPRYLKLLEIIPTEDTLPEVVQFMRNFGENVLGKGVVEAKDTPNFIANRIGTYGLMVTMQEMMKQGYSVGEVDSVTGPLIGRPKSATFRTLDVVGLDTFLHVARNVYEQVDGKEKEVFEIPDFLNEMVDKGWTGSKTGQGFYLKQKSKAGSEILELDPATLEYKPRSKMKTATLEAAKQMKTTNQKVKALLYSDDRAGKLLWDIIKPVLLYSAEKCYEIADDLVAIDQAMKWGFGWEHGPFEIWDAIGVPESVERMKAEGETIPGWVEELLHFEKNSFYTKTNGDRSYYHHGSYLPVEENKKVVHLSRLKEKGNVITKNGGATLIDLGDDVAGLEFNSPNNAIGPEIIMMLHQAIDEVEKNYKGLVIGNQGKNFCVGANLMLILMEAQDDNFFELDMMVRQFQQAMARVRYSAKPVVAANFGMTLGGGVEVSLPAARLQMSSETYMGLVETGVGLIPGGGGNKELYLRLLEQLPEGAKGDLQKVANQAFETIAMAKVSTSAQEARKLGFLRKEDSISVNGDHLLHDAKTQVLALESLGYTPPVRKKIPVVGEAGYATLALGAQTMHFSQYISEHDLKIAKKLAFVLAGGRVPEGTLVDEQYLLDLEREAFLSLAGEPKSQARMQHMLVKGKPLRN, encoded by the coding sequence TTGTCTCGTGAAATCCGAAAAGCTGCCGTACTGGGTTCTGGTGTAATGGGATCAGGCATAGCCGCTCACCTAGCAAACGTCGGAATACCAACATTACTATTGGATATTGTACCGCCTTCTTTAAGTGAAGAGGAAAAAGCAAAAGGAATTACGGAAGATCATCCTGCATTCCGCAACAAATTCACTCTATCTGCTACACAAAAATTATTGAAACAAAAACCTGCTCCACTTGCGGTAAAAGAAAATCTTGAATTAATTTCAATTGGTAACCTTACCGATGACCTTGAAAAATTAAAAGATGTAGACTGGATCATCGAAGTAGTTGTTGAACGCCTAGATGTAAAACAAAAGCTTTTTGAACAAGTCGATCAATATAGAAAACCAGGAAGTATTATAACGTCTAACACTTCTGGAATCTCGATTTCGGCTATGGCTGAAGGCCGTTCAGAAGATTTCAAAGCCAATTTCTTAGGAACACATTTTTTCAATCCACCAAGATACTTGAAGCTTCTTGAAATTATCCCAACAGAGGATACACTACCTGAAGTTGTTCAATTCATGCGCAACTTTGGTGAGAACGTACTTGGAAAAGGTGTCGTTGAAGCGAAGGATACGCCTAACTTTATTGCAAACCGCATTGGAACTTATGGATTGATGGTTACGATGCAAGAGATGATGAAGCAAGGTTATAGTGTCGGTGAAGTCGACTCTGTTACAGGTCCTTTGATCGGCCGTCCTAAATCTGCAACGTTTAGAACGCTTGACGTTGTTGGATTAGATACGTTCCTTCATGTTGCGAGAAATGTATATGAGCAAGTAGATGGAAAAGAAAAAGAAGTATTTGAGATTCCTGATTTCTTAAACGAAATGGTGGACAAAGGCTGGACTGGGAGCAAGACAGGTCAAGGTTTTTATCTCAAACAAAAAAGCAAAGCAGGCAGTGAAATCTTAGAGCTAGATCCTGCTACGTTAGAATATAAACCACGTTCTAAGATGAAGACAGCTACACTAGAAGCTGCAAAGCAAATGAAAACAACAAACCAAAAAGTGAAAGCGCTTTTATATAGTGATGATCGTGCAGGTAAACTGCTATGGGACATCATTAAACCGGTTCTATTATATTCTGCAGAAAAATGTTATGAAATCGCTGATGACCTTGTCGCGATCGATCAAGCGATGAAATGGGGATTCGGATGGGAGCATGGTCCATTTGAAATTTGGGATGCGATTGGCGTTCCTGAATCGGTAGAACGAATGAAAGCTGAAGGAGAGACAATACCTGGCTGGGTAGAAGAACTTCTTCACTTTGAAAAGAACTCGTTCTATACAAAAACGAATGGTGATCGCTCTTACTATCACCACGGAAGCTATCTTCCTGTGGAAGAGAACAAAAAAGTTGTTCATTTAAGCCGTTTAAAAGAAAAAGGCAACGTGATCACAAAGAATGGTGGAGCAACACTAATCGACCTTGGTGATGATGTTGCGGGTCTTGAGTTCAATTCTCCGAATAATGCGATCGGGCCAGAAATTATTATGATGCTTCATCAGGCGATCGACGAAGTAGAAAAGAACTACAAAGGGCTTGTAATCGGTAATCAAGGTAAGAACTTCTGTGTTGGTGCCAACTTGATGCTCATTCTTATGGAAGCGCAAGATGACAATTTCTTTGAACTCGATATGATGGTTCGTCAATTCCAGCAAGCGATGGCAAGAGTTCGCTATAGTGCAAAACCTGTAGTAGCAGCTAACTTCGGAATGACGCTCGGCGGTGGAGTTGAAGTGTCACTTCCAGCGGCAAGACTTCAAATGTCATCTGAAACGTATATGGGGCTTGTTGAAACGGGAGTCGGCTTGATTCCAGGCGGAGGCGGAAACAAAGAGCTTTATCTTCGTTTATTAGAGCAGCTGCCAGAGGGCGCTAAGGGAGATCTGCAAAAAGTAGCGAACCAAGCTTTTGAAACGATTGCTATGGCTAAAGTTTCAACATCCGCGCAAGAAGCTCGTAAACTAGGCTTTTTACGAAAGGAAGACAGCATCTCTGTGAATGGTGATCACCTCTTGCATGATGCGAAAACACAAGTGCTCGCGTTAGAAAGCCTTGGCTATACACCACCTGTTAGAAAGAAGATTCCTGTAGTTGGTGAGGCAGGATATGCAACACTTGCATTGGGCGCGCAGACGATGCATTTCAGTCAATACATTTCAGAGCACGATCTAAAAATAGCAAAGAAACTAGCCTTTGTTTTAGCTGGAGGAAGAGTGCCAGAAGGAACATTGGTAGACGAACAATACTTACTAGATTTAGAGAGAGAAGCATTCCTAAGTCTAGCTGGAGAACCGAAGAGCCAGGCAAGAATGCAGCACATGCTTGTTAAAGGCAAGCCGCTAAGAAACTAA
- a CDS encoding proline dehydrogenase, with protein MEQLMRNFFLFLAKNKSLTNLAKRYGLRFGAGRFVAGATLDSSISAIKRLNEKGMPVTIDHLGEFVDNEREAAEMTQHCIDAIKAISKEKLDSQLSLKMTSMGLDISEELVLSNMRKIMDAATKHNVFITIDMEDYSRCEKTLEIFKMLKSEYDNISTVIQAYLYRSLEDVQTLDEYHPNLRLVKGAYKEPQTVAYPEKSDVDNNFKKLIETHLLNGNYTAIATHDDEIIQYTKDLVEKHNIPFDQFEFQMLYGIRVERQDQLMQEGYKMRIYVPYGNDWYGYFMRRLAERPANVVFVLKGVFGK; from the coding sequence TTGGAACAACTTATGCGCAATTTTTTCTTATTTCTTGCTAAAAATAAATCGTTAACCAACCTTGCTAAAAGATACGGTCTACGTTTCGGAGCGGGGCGTTTTGTGGCAGGTGCAACACTTGATAGCTCAATCTCTGCTATTAAACGTTTGAACGAAAAGGGTATGCCCGTTACGATCGATCATCTTGGTGAATTTGTTGATAACGAACGCGAAGCTGCAGAAATGACTCAGCATTGTATAGATGCCATTAAAGCGATCAGTAAAGAAAAGCTGGATTCACAGCTATCTCTAAAAATGACATCAATGGGACTAGATATCAGCGAGGAACTTGTGTTGAGCAACATGAGAAAGATTATGGATGCAGCAACCAAACACAATGTTTTCATTACGATTGATATGGAAGACTATTCTCGTTGTGAAAAAACATTAGAAATCTTCAAGATGCTAAAGAGTGAGTATGATAACATTTCAACTGTTATCCAAGCTTATTTGTATCGTTCACTAGAAGATGTTCAAACGTTAGATGAATATCATCCGAACTTGCGATTAGTAAAAGGTGCTTACAAAGAACCGCAAACTGTTGCATATCCGGAAAAGAGCGATGTAGATAATAACTTTAAAAAACTGATCGAAACGCATCTTCTGAACGGAAATTATACCGCGATCGCAACACACGATGATGAGATCATCCAATATACAAAAGATTTGGTTGAAAAACACAATATTCCATTCGATCAATTCGAGTTTCAAATGTTGTACGGAATTCGTGTAGAACGCCAAGACCAACTGATGCAAGAAGGATATAAGATGCGAATCTATGTACCGTACGGAAACGACTGGTATGGTTACTTTATGAGACGCCTTGCAGAACGTCCAGCAAATGTAGTATTCGTATTAAAAGGTGTGTTTGGGAAATAA
- a CDS encoding DUF2573 family protein → MDDQLKLQLDGLIEKYAELLLGSSDPDYIEMVKTYALYSFIAKSMPPLVKHWNDEYPDAKQAMKNLVHEIKELNEKHRNEQK, encoded by the coding sequence GTGGATGATCAACTAAAACTACAGCTAGATGGTTTGATTGAAAAATATGCTGAACTTCTTCTAGGAAGTTCAGATCCAGATTATATAGAGATGGTAAAAACATATGCTCTTTATTCGTTCATCGCTAAGAGTATGCCACCTTTAGTAAAGCATTGGAACGATGAGTACCCAGATGCTAAGCAAGCCATGAAAAACCTTGTTCACGAGATAAAAGAATTGAATGAAAAGCACCGAAACGAACAGAAATAA
- a CDS encoding ZIP family metal transporter, translating to MLLAAFWGGIAGSAVLLGCFTALAFRIPKKWTAWIMAFGTGILIGAVSFELLIEAVEQSDLMVTSAGFILGAAIFTGINSLLAKKGGHERKKSGDKKTKGVGMAIFLGTLLDAIPESVLIGASLIDHSKVSWLLVVAIFLSNFPEGLSSSIGLLREGFSRRKILGMWLSVFAISALAAFLGYLLLENASVASLSLIGAFAGGAIMAMVASTMLPEAHEDAGVAVGFITSLGLLCSMLLTHLS from the coding sequence ATGCTACTTGCCGCCTTTTGGGGAGGAATAGCAGGTTCTGCTGTACTATTAGGATGTTTTACAGCACTAGCTTTTCGAATTCCTAAAAAATGGACAGCCTGGATTATGGCTTTTGGAACAGGGATTTTAATTGGTGCGGTCTCTTTTGAGCTTTTGATCGAGGCAGTAGAGCAGAGCGATTTAATGGTTACATCCGCTGGCTTCATTCTAGGAGCAGCGATCTTTACCGGTATCAATAGTTTACTTGCTAAAAAGGGTGGACATGAAAGGAAGAAGTCTGGCGATAAGAAAACAAAGGGTGTAGGAATGGCGATATTTCTGGGAACTTTGTTAGATGCCATTCCAGAATCTGTGTTAATAGGTGCAAGCTTGATTGATCACAGCAAGGTAAGCTGGCTCCTAGTAGTGGCCATTTTCTTAAGCAACTTTCCTGAAGGGCTTTCAAGTTCAATAGGGTTGTTAAGAGAAGGATTCTCTCGTCGGAAAATTCTTGGAATGTGGCTTTCTGTTTTTGCTATTTCTGCACTCGCCGCTTTTCTTGGGTATCTCTTGTTAGAGAATGCTTCTGTAGCTTCACTTTCGTTGATTGGTGCATTTGCAGGAGGTGCCATCATGGCGATGGTAGCGTCTACCATGCTTCCTGAAGCACATGAAGATGCGGGAGTTGCTGTAGGTTTTATAACTTCCCTAGGACTTTTGTGTTCGATGCTTCTAACTCATTTATCATGA
- a CDS encoding Ger(x)C family spore germination protein: MKKNYRVCILFLIFTLAGCVPKEIIDEVQLIHAIGFDKKPDESIQGTITYPVFNMDGNVRVETLSAVSHTSRFIRSKLNTQSPKTLTTGQLRVVLFNDRFAEKGILEIVNSLYRDPNVGNRLFLTVVDGNTNELLTKKYTASALPSMYLADLLDQNIKSENLPKTNLHVFLYSYYGEGMDPFLPIVKTHKKSIQLEGIALFKRDKYVGKLNHRQSFAFKVLLDGSRSGNYEVEIKKEKRKGHAVIRNIKGTTTYDIKKVNGVPQFNVKMKIFGEIHEYPHWLNLEQANNIALIKKTLKRQLQDEAQGIVKKFQKLEVDPLGFGDQVRRREKGWDYKVFQKKYPSMKINVTTEIDIVETGVIE, translated from the coding sequence ATGAAAAAAAATTATAGAGTATGTATTCTTTTTCTCATCTTTACTCTTGCAGGATGTGTACCGAAAGAAATCATAGATGAAGTCCAGCTCATACATGCCATAGGTTTTGATAAAAAACCAGATGAAAGCATTCAAGGGACCATTACCTATCCCGTGTTTAATATGGATGGAAATGTTCGAGTCGAAACTTTATCAGCAGTATCTCACACGAGTCGATTTATTCGGTCTAAGCTTAATACTCAATCCCCTAAGACACTGACGACCGGTCAGCTACGTGTGGTATTGTTCAATGATCGATTTGCTGAAAAAGGGATTCTAGAGATCGTCAATTCCCTTTACAGAGATCCTAACGTAGGAAATCGTCTTTTTTTGACTGTTGTAGATGGCAATACGAATGAACTGTTAACAAAAAAGTATACCGCTTCTGCTCTGCCATCTATGTATTTAGCTGATCTACTCGATCAAAATATCAAGAGTGAGAATCTACCAAAAACAAATCTGCATGTTTTTCTTTATAGCTATTATGGAGAAGGTATGGACCCTTTCTTACCGATCGTAAAAACGCATAAAAAATCAATCCAGCTTGAAGGGATTGCTCTTTTCAAAAGAGATAAATATGTAGGTAAGCTAAATCACCGACAATCTTTTGCTTTTAAAGTTCTTCTCGACGGTTCGAGATCAGGAAATTATGAAGTGGAGATCAAAAAAGAAAAAAGGAAGGGCCATGCTGTTATTCGTAACATTAAAGGCACGACAACCTATGATATAAAAAAAGTAAACGGAGTCCCTCAATTTAATGTAAAGATGAAGATTTTTGGTGAAATTCATGAGTATCCGCATTGGTTGAATCTGGAGCAGGCAAATAACATCGCTCTTATCAAAAAAACGTTAAAGAGGCAATTACAAGATGAAGCACAAGGGATTGTGAAGAAGTTTCAAAAATTAGAAGTAGATCCTTTAGGATTTGGGGATCAAGTAAGAAGACGAGAAAAAGGTTGGGACTATAAAGTATTTCAAAAAAAATATCCTTCTATGAAGATTAACGTGACAACGGAAATAGATATTGTAGAAACAGGGGTAATTGAATAG
- a CDS encoding mechanosensitive ion channel gives MYDYNGVTDSWMAYLGRLPDLLLAILVLLIGWLIASLVAKAVKKALHKTDFDNKVARWMKPDTHENEVEQTRTSKYSSEEVISKVVFWILMAVAIVMFLNMLSLPYVAQPISNALGVIAAAIPNLLKAALIAAVAWLIASGLSILVRKLGQNTRFERLLHRWKLTRDPSQSDKAVFSASKAVFYLTLLLFLPAVLSALGIDAISEPLEGMLTGLFAFLPKLLGAAIILFVGWLVAKIVKEIIVNFLQSIGTDRLALKLGAERALEKTSLSQIIGTIVYVFILIPVVISALETLDINGISGPAIGMLGQIMDMIPNIIVAILLVAVGLWLGKWVKQAVTSLLERVGFNGIFYKMGLGSLHKTNQTFTISEMIGYAAQVVVVLLFTIEALQLVKLESLVNILSVVLAYIPMVLTAVLILGIGFYAGDLVKRVVQSMIKQQTEGKLLGNIAKYTIITLAFFMALDQLGVAKTIVNAAFILILGGFTIAFGLAFGLGGREAAGRTLNKWSRKMEETTIQSPDPAEWKDKTSLKDFRTDSSKPESNLIDVEINKPHTISKDRQFDHLNTPSDEFGINNKPKRNE, from the coding sequence GCTTATTTAGGTAGATTGCCAGATTTGCTTCTTGCTATTTTAGTTTTATTAATTGGTTGGCTGATCGCCTCATTGGTTGCAAAAGCAGTAAAAAAAGCATTACACAAAACGGATTTTGACAACAAAGTCGCGAGGTGGATGAAGCCTGATACCCATGAAAACGAAGTAGAACAAACCCGCACGAGCAAGTATTCTTCAGAAGAAGTAATTAGTAAGGTTGTATTTTGGATTCTGATGGCAGTAGCCATCGTTATGTTCTTGAACATGCTTAGTCTTCCGTACGTGGCACAACCGATCTCCAATGCTTTAGGTGTGATTGCGGCAGCGATTCCTAATTTACTAAAAGCTGCACTAATCGCGGCAGTAGCTTGGTTGATCGCCTCTGGTTTATCGATATTAGTCAGAAAGTTAGGTCAGAATACCCGATTTGAAAGGTTATTACACCGTTGGAAGTTGACTCGTGACCCTTCTCAATCTGACAAGGCTGTTTTCTCAGCATCAAAAGCTGTATTTTACCTCACATTATTATTGTTCCTACCAGCAGTATTATCTGCATTAGGCATTGATGCCATTTCTGAACCATTGGAAGGCATGCTAACAGGCCTCTTCGCATTCTTACCAAAACTGCTCGGAGCGGCAATCATTCTTTTTGTAGGGTGGTTGGTTGCTAAAATCGTTAAAGAGATCATTGTGAACTTCTTACAGAGCATTGGTACAGATCGTTTAGCTTTAAAACTAGGTGCCGAACGTGCACTTGAAAAGACATCTCTTTCTCAAATCATTGGGACCATCGTGTATGTATTTATCTTAATTCCAGTTGTTATTTCAGCTTTAGAAACACTTGATATCAATGGTATTTCTGGACCTGCAATCGGTATGTTAGGTCAGATCATGGACATGATTCCAAATATCATTGTTGCGATCCTTTTAGTAGCAGTCGGATTATGGTTAGGAAAATGGGTAAAACAAGCTGTTACCTCTTTATTAGAACGAGTTGGTTTCAATGGCATCTTTTATAAGATGGGTCTTGGATCACTTCATAAAACAAATCAGACGTTTACGATCTCTGAAATGATTGGTTATGCGGCTCAAGTCGTTGTGGTGCTGCTGTTTACGATTGAAGCGCTGCAACTTGTTAAGCTAGAGAGCCTAGTTAATATACTCTCGGTGGTACTTGCATATATCCCAATGGTGTTAACAGCTGTGTTGATACTAGGAATCGGGTTCTATGCTGGAGACCTTGTGAAACGCGTTGTTCAGAGTATGATCAAACAACAAACTGAAGGCAAGCTGCTTGGCAACATCGCGAAGTATACGATTATCACGCTTGCTTTCTTTATGGCTCTTGATCAGCTTGGAGTAGCGAAAACGATTGTAAATGCTGCATTTATTCTCATATTAGGTGGTTTTACGATTGCGTTTGGTCTAGCATTCGGACTCGGTGGTCGTGAAGCGGCTGGACGCACGCTTAATAAATGGAGTCGAAAAATGGAAGAGACAACGATTCAAAGTCCGGACCCAGCAGAATGGAAAGACAAGACGAGTTTAAAAGATTTCCGAACAGATTCTTCTAAACCGGAAAGCAATCTTATAGACGTAGAAATAAATAAACCACATACGATTTCAAAAGATCGTCAGTTCGATCATTTAAATACACCTAGTGATGAATTTGGTATAAACAATAAACCAAAACGAAATGAGTAA
- the pyrH gene encoding UMP kinase, whose amino-acid sequence MRYKRVLIKLSGGALAGQQGSGFDHLSLNHIAKEVLSVLEKGIEVAIVVGGGNIFRGNLAEYWGIERVEADQIGTLGTVINSLMLRGVLKSKIDQEVRVMSSVPISAVAEPYIRLRAVHHLNKGYVVIFAGGNGQPYVTTDYPAVQRALEMNCDAILCAKQGVDGVYDSDPNRFKQARKYATLHYDEAIRNNLKVMDQSALILARDHGLPIHLFDFNQEGSFLKICNGEDVGTFISHNIETALV is encoded by the coding sequence ATGCGTTATAAACGAGTACTGATTAAATTAAGTGGTGGCGCCCTTGCCGGCCAACAAGGATCAGGTTTTGATCATCTTTCTTTAAACCATATTGCAAAAGAAGTGTTATCTGTACTTGAAAAAGGAATTGAAGTGGCTATCGTTGTAGGTGGTGGAAATATATTTAGAGGAAACTTAGCTGAGTATTGGGGCATTGAAAGAGTGGAAGCTGACCAGATCGGAACGTTAGGAACAGTTATTAATAGCTTGATGCTTAGAGGTGTTCTGAAAAGTAAAATAGACCAAGAAGTAAGAGTGATGAGTTCAGTTCCAATCAGTGCTGTAGCAGAACCTTATATTCGCTTAAGGGCGGTACATCATTTGAATAAAGGGTATGTTGTCATTTTTGCTGGAGGCAATGGCCAGCCCTATGTGACGACTGATTATCCAGCGGTTCAAAGAGCGCTTGAGATGAACTGTGATGCCATACTTTGTGCAAAGCAGGGAGTGGATGGTGTATATGACAGCGATCCAAATCGGTTTAAACAAGCAAGAAAATATGCTACTTTGCACTATGATGAGGCTATCAGGAACAATTTAAAAGTGATGGATCAATCTGCACTCATCCTAGCTCGTGATCATGGATTGCCGATTCACCTCTTTGATTTTAACCAAGAAGGGTCGTTTCTCAAGATTTGTAACGGTGAAGATGTAGGGACGTTCATCAGTCACAATATAGAAACTGCTCTTGTGTAA
- a CDS encoding spore germination protein has protein sequence MMKWLKKKSKEQSHTIDLSGNTYSDIRELVDNAKESADFIHYPQKTVHHNIYISYYKAMIDGELLHRDLLPYLIHSKDFRNIKDLKDIIPIESVTITNDIKEIQNKLLRGFIVVQLGEYDEECAVIRAENFATNRPVSVSEIEFSVIGPKEAFIENLDSNLYLIRRRLPVPELRFKEVVLGKFSKTRVIIAYLEGVAEKENLNTVMQRIKDIELEVIPDSSYLEQIISDNTKSVFPQLITTERPDRVVAMLNYGQIAILSEGSPQALLGPTGISEYFASPEDYYLSWLLGSLFRFIRFISVIFSTFATPLYVAVLTYHYQMIPKDLLAPLISSRVNIPFPPILEVLFLELTIELLREAGARLPTKVGQTLGIVGGIVIGQASVEAGLTSNILLIIVSLSALASFTTPIYKMANTIRILRFPFIFFAALWGGVGIVLAMSFILVHLLRLESLGRPYLQPIYPPRLLDMTDTIFRLPYNRLLKRPISLGTNLPSKDKVKEMRKKKDIDE, from the coding sequence ATGATGAAATGGTTAAAAAAGAAGTCTAAAGAGCAGAGTCATACGATTGATCTATCGGGTAATACGTATAGCGATATTAGAGAGCTTGTGGATAATGCGAAGGAGTCTGCTGATTTTATCCATTATCCTCAAAAGACGGTTCATCATAATATTTATATTTCTTATTATAAAGCGATGATTGATGGCGAACTGCTTCATCGAGATTTACTTCCATATTTAATACATAGCAAAGATTTTAGAAACATTAAAGACTTAAAAGATATAATACCGATTGAGAGTGTTACGATCACAAATGATATAAAAGAGATACAAAATAAGCTGTTACGCGGTTTTATCGTGGTTCAACTGGGGGAATACGACGAAGAATGCGCGGTCATTCGGGCAGAAAACTTTGCTACGAACCGGCCGGTATCTGTTTCTGAAATCGAATTTTCCGTAATTGGACCAAAAGAAGCTTTTATTGAGAACTTAGACAGCAATCTGTACTTGATCCGAAGAAGATTGCCTGTTCCTGAACTTCGCTTTAAAGAAGTAGTACTAGGCAAATTTTCTAAGACACGTGTTATTATCGCTTATTTAGAAGGAGTGGCTGAGAAAGAGAACCTGAACACTGTCATGCAGCGAATAAAGGATATTGAGCTAGAAGTCATTCCCGACAGTTCCTATTTAGAGCAGATCATATCCGATAATACGAAGTCAGTGTTTCCACAGCTCATCACAACTGAACGACCAGACAGGGTTGTAGCTATGTTGAACTATGGTCAAATTGCGATTCTCTCAGAAGGTTCGCCCCAAGCTCTCCTAGGTCCAACAGGGATTTCGGAATATTTTGCATCACCTGAAGATTACTATCTATCGTGGCTTTTAGGATCATTGTTCCGATTCATCCGCTTTATTTCAGTAATCTTTTCAACCTTTGCAACACCACTTTATGTAGCCGTATTAACTTACCACTATCAGATGATACCTAAAGATCTATTAGCACCTTTAATCTCTTCACGCGTGAACATTCCGTTTCCACCGATATTAGAAGTTTTATTTTTAGAATTAACCATCGAACTACTAAGAGAAGCAGGAGCCCGTCTTCCTACGAAAGTTGGTCAAACACTCGGGATTGTAGGAGGAATCGTAATCGGGCAGGCGTCTGTTGAAGCGGGATTAACAAGTAATATTCTTTTGATCATCGTTTCACTATCTGCACTAGCCTCGTTTACGACGCCGATCTATAAAATGGCGAATACCATTCGAATCCTTCGTTTTCCATTTATCTTTTTTGCGGCACTTTGGGGTGGTGTGGGTATTGTATTGGCAATGTCGTTTATTCTAGTCCATCTATTGCGTCTAGAATCATTGGGCAGACCATATTTACAGCCGATCTATCCGCCTCGTTTGTTAGACATGACAGATACGATTTTTCGACTGCCATATAACAGACTATTGAAGCGTCCGATCTCTTTGGGGACGAATCTGCCATCTAAAGATAAAGTGAAAGAAATGAGAAAGAAAAAGGACATCGACGAATGA